The proteins below come from a single Balaenoptera acutorostrata chromosome 2, mBalAcu1.1, whole genome shotgun sequence genomic window:
- the REEP6 gene encoding receptor expression-enhancing protein 6 isoform X2, with product MDGLRQRFERFLEQRNLATEALGALEAKTGVDKRYLAAGAATLLSLCLLFGYGASLLCNLIGFAYPAYASIKAIESPSKEDDTVWLTYWVVYGLFGLAEFFSDLLLSWFPFYYAGKCAFLLFCMVPGPWNGAHMLYHRVIRPLFLKHHEAVDGIMSDLSGRTLDVAAGITRDTKASVTQLWKDR from the exons ATGGATGGCCTGCGCCAGCGCTTCGAGCGCTTTCTGGAACAGAGGAATTTGGCCACCGAAGCGCTAGGGGCGCTCGAAGCCAAGACCGGTGTCGACAAGCGGTACTTGGCCGCGG GAGCCGCCACTCTGCTAAGCCTGTGTCTTCTGTTCGGGTACGGGGCGTCTCTGCTGTGCAATCTCATCGGCTTTGCATACCCCGCATATGCTTC GATCAAAGCTATCGAGAGCCCAAGCAAAGAGGACGACACTGTGTGGCTCACCTACTGGGTGGTATACGGCCTGTTTGGGCTGGCCGAGTTCTTCAGCGATCTACTCCTGTCCTGGTTCCCTTTCTACTACGCGGGCAAG TGCGCCTTCCTGTTGTTCTGCATGGTTCCCGGCCCCTGGAACGGGGCTCACATGCTGTATCATCGCGTCATACGTCCACTGTTTCTAAAGCATCACGAGGCCGTGGACGGCATCATGAGCGACCTCAGCGGGCGGACCCTGGATGTGGCAGCCGGAATAACGAGGGACA CCAAAGCAAGCGTGACTCAGCTCTGGAAGGACAGGTGA
- the REEP6 gene encoding receptor expression-enhancing protein 6 isoform X1 translates to MDGLRQRFERFLEQRNLATEALGALEAKTGVDKRYLAAGAATLLSLCLLFGYGASLLCNLIGFAYPAYASIKAIESPSKEDDTVWLTYWVVYGLFGLAEFFSDLLLSWFPFYYAGKCAFLLFCMVPGPWNGAHMLYHRVIRPLFLKHHEAVDGIMSDLSGRTLDVAAGITRDILQALARSRALITPAAAAVGPSLPSEPTPKQA, encoded by the exons ATGGATGGCCTGCGCCAGCGCTTCGAGCGCTTTCTGGAACAGAGGAATTTGGCCACCGAAGCGCTAGGGGCGCTCGAAGCCAAGACCGGTGTCGACAAGCGGTACTTGGCCGCGG GAGCCGCCACTCTGCTAAGCCTGTGTCTTCTGTTCGGGTACGGGGCGTCTCTGCTGTGCAATCTCATCGGCTTTGCATACCCCGCATATGCTTC GATCAAAGCTATCGAGAGCCCAAGCAAAGAGGACGACACTGTGTGGCTCACCTACTGGGTGGTATACGGCCTGTTTGGGCTGGCCGAGTTCTTCAGCGATCTACTCCTGTCCTGGTTCCCTTTCTACTACGCGGGCAAG TGCGCCTTCCTGTTGTTCTGCATGGTTCCCGGCCCCTGGAACGGGGCTCACATGCTGTATCATCGCGTCATACGTCCACTGTTTCTAAAGCATCACGAGGCCGTGGACGGCATCATGAGCGACCTCAGCGGGCGGACCCTGGATGTGGCAGCCGGAATAACGAGGGACA TCCTGCAGGCCCTGGCCCGCAGCCGGGCTCTCATCACCCCGGCGGCTGCGGCAGTGGGCCCCTCACTGCCCTCGGAGCCGACT CCAAAGCAAGCGTGA